In the Magnetospirillum sp. 15-1 genome, one interval contains:
- a CDS encoding amidohydrolase family protein gives MDADLILDNLVALPAMAGGAPPRMIAIKGNRIVYAGSRDALADLAALGTRVVDCGGGLAVPGFNDAHCHPIAHAATLRHVDCSPASVTDIASLQAALRRSTAHPWVRAAGCDAAALAEGRLPTRQELDEAVPDRPVVLVAQSGQSCVLNSMALARCGLAGAGIAEGVLVGNDSRLAAALPPMTADEIEAGLRQVNRLYLENGITSLQDTSWSNGHRHWMAARHFKDHGLLAPRISMLVGADSLDEFAGLGLRTGMGDDHLRLGAMKIALDESTGNCHPAQEEIDEIALRGHLAGFQLSFHVPDVTMLQRSLNALALIRRLSPTPCIRPRLEHCSICPPHLLPAIAEAGAIAVLQPNLLAAATAPGCLSHLDEERLRWIGPIRSMLAAGIPVAFGSDAPLTPCPPLPAMAVAVTRRVKGRACLSASESISLEAALDCYGRAGAFCSGREQDVGVIAPGMLADLAVLDRDLLALPPDQIAEAKVVMTVLDGEVVWEG, from the coding sequence ATGGACGCCGATCTGATCCTGGACAATCTGGTCGCCCTGCCGGCCATGGCCGGAGGCGCCCCTCCCCGGATGATCGCCATCAAGGGCAATCGCATCGTGTATGCCGGCTCCCGCGATGCCCTGGCCGATCTGGCGGCCCTGGGCACCCGCGTGGTCGATTGCGGTGGCGGTCTGGCGGTGCCCGGCTTCAACGACGCCCACTGCCATCCCATCGCCCATGCCGCCACCTTGCGTCATGTGGATTGCTCACCCGCCAGCGTCACCGATATCGCCTCGCTGCAGGCGGCCTTGCGTCGGTCCACCGCCCATCCCTGGGTACGGGCGGCGGGCTGCGACGCGGCCGCCCTGGCGGAAGGGCGGCTGCCCACCCGCCAGGAACTCGACGAGGCCGTGCCCGACCGGCCGGTCGTGCTGGTCGCGCAATCGGGGCAGAGTTGTGTTCTCAACAGCATGGCCCTGGCCAGATGCGGCTTGGCCGGGGCCGGAATCGCCGAGGGCGTCCTTGTCGGCAACGACAGCCGCCTCGCCGCCGCGTTGCCGCCCATGACCGCCGACGAGATCGAGGCAGGTCTTCGCCAAGTCAATCGCCTCTATCTGGAGAACGGCATCACCTCCTTGCAGGACACGAGTTGGAGCAACGGCCATCGCCACTGGATGGCCGCGCGCCACTTCAAGGATCACGGCCTTTTGGCGCCAAGGATAAGCATGCTGGTCGGGGCGGATTCCCTGGATGAATTCGCCGGTCTGGGTCTGAGGACGGGCATGGGGGATGATCATCTGCGCCTGGGCGCCATGAAGATCGCCCTGGACGAAAGCACCGGCAATTGCCATCCCGCCCAGGAAGAAATCGACGAGATCGCCTTGCGCGGCCATCTCGCCGGCTTTCAGCTTTCCTTCCATGTGCCCGACGTCACCATGCTGCAGCGCAGCCTGAACGCCCTGGCGCTGATCCGGAGGCTGTCCCCGACCCCTTGCATCCGGCCGCGCCTCGAGCATTGTTCGATCTGCCCCCCGCATCTGCTGCCCGCCATTGCCGAAGCCGGGGCGATTGCCGTGCTGCAGCCCAATCTCCTGGCGGCGGCCACCGCCCCCGGCTGCCTCAGCCATCTGGATGAGGAAAGGTTGCGTTGGATCGGCCCGATCCGATCCATGCTGGCGGCGGGAATCCCGGTGGCCTTCGGCTCGGACGCCCCGCTCACCCCGTGCCCGCCGCTGCCGGCCATGGCCGTGGCGGTCACCCGCCGGGTGAAGGGCCGCGCCTGTCTGTCCGCCTCCGAATCCATTTCCCTCGAAGCGGCTCTGGACTGCTATGGCCGCGCCGGAGCGTTCTGCTCGGGCCGGGAGCAGGACGTCGGGGTCATCGCTCCCGGCATGCTGGCCGATCTGGCCGTGCTGGACCGCGATCTTCTGGCCCTGCCGCCCGATCAGATCGCCGAGGCCAAGGTCGTCATGACCGTATTGGACGGCGAGGTGGTGTGGGAGGGCTGA
- a CDS encoding sigma-54-dependent Fis family transcriptional regulator, whose product MSKARAKSKSKHGGAADGVVNEALAKEWHDSSELLTHLHFSPQDGRIWFDSGRMLLIDLASITAIRRELIDSLGTERARSILSRVGIGAGNRDAQLARRMRPSVSAQELLSMGPQLHALKGASAPDPIRFDVSVERGYYSAEFNWRDSSEVDSHVASYGRSGEPVCWMQTGYASGYISAIMGKQVLHREVQCRAMGHPFCRVIGKPLDEWDDSELDDFSAGGAPSGNPRAVVSANALASPVLAFGDLLVGTSSGYVTTCHMIERVAPTDATVLLLGETGVGKEMFARALHRISARADKPFVGVNCAALPENLVEAELFGVEKGGFTGAVQSRPGRFERANGGTLFLDEISTLSPAAQAKLLRVLQEREVERVGDTRSRKVDVRIIAATNTDLYEDANKGHFRSDLLFRLDVFSVHIPPLRERRDDVPVLIEHFLKRFSALHRRNIVGLAERAVLALLEYDYPGNIRELENMIERGVILAPDGGVLDIGHLFTRASNFGAASVNPTMIAAPPPVADSLVTPPSLSGLVDTVLDGKLDMETLADMLVEKAIAKAGGNLALAGRMLGMSRSQIAYRSRRLERGRS is encoded by the coding sequence ATGTCGAAGGCTCGGGCCAAATCCAAATCCAAGCACGGCGGTGCCGCCGACGGTGTCGTCAACGAAGCCCTGGCCAAGGAGTGGCACGACTCGTCCGAGTTGTTGACCCATCTCCACTTCTCGCCACAGGACGGACGCATCTGGTTCGACAGCGGCCGGATGCTGCTGATCGACCTGGCGAGTATCACGGCCATTCGCCGCGAACTCATCGATTCCCTGGGAACCGAGCGGGCCCGCAGCATTCTGAGCCGGGTGGGAATTGGCGCGGGCAACCGCGATGCGCAACTGGCCCGGCGGATGCGGCCGTCGGTCAGTGCCCAGGAATTGCTGTCGATGGGGCCTCAGCTTCACGCGCTGAAGGGAGCTTCGGCGCCCGACCCCATCCGGTTCGATGTCAGTGTCGAGCGTGGCTATTACTCGGCGGAGTTCAACTGGCGCGATTCGTCCGAGGTCGACTCCCATGTGGCCAGCTATGGCCGCAGCGGCGAACCGGTGTGCTGGATGCAGACCGGCTACGCCTCGGGCTATATCAGCGCCATCATGGGCAAACAGGTTCTGCACCGGGAGGTTCAGTGCCGAGCCATGGGGCATCCTTTTTGCCGGGTGATCGGCAAGCCGCTGGATGAATGGGACGATAGCGAACTGGACGACTTTTCGGCCGGGGGGGCGCCCTCGGGCAATCCACGGGCCGTGGTTTCCGCCAATGCGCTGGCGTCGCCGGTTCTCGCCTTCGGCGATCTGCTGGTGGGGACGTCGTCGGGATATGTCACCACCTGCCACATGATCGAGCGGGTGGCACCCACCGACGCCACGGTCTTGCTGCTGGGCGAGACCGGGGTCGGCAAGGAGATGTTCGCCCGAGCCCTGCACCGTATATCCGCGCGGGCCGACAAGCCTTTCGTCGGCGTCAACTGCGCGGCCCTGCCCGAGAATTTGGTGGAAGCGGAATTGTTTGGGGTCGAGAAGGGGGGCTTCACCGGGGCGGTTCAGTCGCGGCCCGGCCGGTTCGAGCGGGCCAATGGCGGCACCTTGTTCCTGGATGAGATCAGCACCCTCAGTCCGGCGGCTCAGGCCAAGCTGCTGCGCGTGCTGCAAGAGCGTGAGGTCGAGCGGGTGGGCGACACCCGCTCGCGCAAGGTTGATGTCCGGATCATCGCCGCCACCAACACCGATCTCTACGAAGATGCGAACAAAGGCCATTTCCGCAGTGACTTGCTTTTCCGTCTGGATGTGTTCTCGGTTCATATTCCGCCGCTGCGCGAGAGGCGCGACGACGTACCTGTCCTGATCGAGCATTTTCTCAAGCGCTTCTCGGCATTGCATCGGCGCAATATCGTGGGTCTGGCCGAACGAGCGGTCTTGGCGCTGCTGGAATACGACTACCCGGGCAATATTCGCGAGTTGGAAAACATGATCGAGCGGGGAGTCATTCTGGCCCCCGACGGGGGCGTGCTGGATATCGGCCATCTTTTCACCCGGGCCAGCAATTTCGGCGCCGCCTCGGTTAACCCGACCATGATCGCGGCACCACCGCCTGTCGCCGATTCCCTTGTCACGCCACCCTCGCTTTCCGGGCTGGTCGATACGGTTCTCGACGGCAAGCTCGACATGGAGACGCTGGCAGACATGCTGGTGGAAAAGGCGATAGCCAAGGCGGGCGGCAACCTGGCGTTGGCGGGGCGGATGCTGGGCATGAGCCGGTCCCAGATCGCCTATCGCAGCCGGCGCCTCGAGCGTGGCCGGTCATAG